One segment of Radiobacillus kanasensis DNA contains the following:
- a CDS encoding GGDEF domain-containing protein, whose protein sequence is MIGQIVNLDKKPLVREILNTLWMIVGLYVLMTSLNMIFTSQDTGLFFQKVVLSPTIELILTVLVLELVTYKEVEYVDYILITGMNVIACIIMLAIYDKPMTTFILIFPILLSLFFYKMRLLIYSVVIAFISVVFVYLFSYQKYVELSASDFILTFALLIGTAFIISRFMQHNFQVRNKLMEIMEEKQELTLKNVHMERLNRIDPVTELYNHRSFHEHLDSIFRIENPEQLEVHVAVLDIDNFKSVNDRFGHLAGDRVIAIVARQIHQHLSADDFPSRYGGEEFSIVSIGKTTMEFYQQVEEIRVNLSQVHHKELNGEQVTISIGVQKLEAGMDKEALFSAADASLYMAKGTGKNNTVVNRGNFWPESATN, encoded by the coding sequence ATGATTGGGCAAATAGTAAATTTAGATAAAAAGCCTTTAGTTCGAGAAATTTTGAATACGCTTTGGATGATTGTTGGTTTATACGTCCTGATGACCTCCTTAAATATGATTTTTACTTCACAGGATACTGGACTATTCTTTCAAAAAGTGGTGTTATCCCCAACTATTGAACTGATTTTAACAGTACTCGTATTAGAATTGGTTACCTATAAAGAAGTCGAATATGTGGATTATATTCTTATTACGGGAATGAACGTAATCGCTTGTATTATCATGTTAGCGATTTACGATAAGCCGATGACGACATTTATACTCATATTTCCGATTCTCTTATCTTTATTTTTTTATAAAATGCGCCTTTTAATTTATTCGGTAGTAATCGCTTTTATTTCTGTTGTATTCGTGTACTTGTTTTCCTACCAAAAATATGTAGAACTTTCTGCTTCCGATTTCATTTTGACCTTTGCATTGTTAATTGGAACGGCTTTTATTATCAGTCGATTTATGCAGCATAACTTCCAAGTACGGAATAAACTGATGGAAATTATGGAAGAGAAACAGGAATTGACGTTGAAAAACGTTCACATGGAGCGACTAAATCGGATTGATCCCGTTACAGAGCTGTACAATCACCGTTCGTTTCACGAACACTTGGATTCGATTTTCCGAATAGAGAATCCGGAGCAATTAGAGGTGCATGTAGCGGTTTTAGATATTGATAATTTTAAATCCGTAAATGATCGCTTCGGCCACCTCGCTGGAGATCGAGTGATTGCGATTGTTGCGAGACAAATTCATCAACATTTATCTGCAGATGATTTTCCTTCCCGATATGGGGGAGAAGAATTCTCCATCGTAAGCATCGGAAAGACCACGATGGAATTCTATCAGCAAGTGGAAGAAATAAGAGTAAACCTATCGCAAGTCCATCATAAAGAATTGAATGGAGAGCAGGTTACGATAAGTATCGGTGTGCAAAAATTAGAAGCAGGAATGGATAAAGAAGCTTTATTCAGCGCTGCAGATGCTTCA